The Burkholderia pyrrocinia genome has a segment encoding these proteins:
- a CDS encoding NAD(P)H-dependent flavin oxidoreductase: protein MNQSTDNRTLLRTLGIRAPIVQAPMAGVSTPALAAAVSNAGGLGSLGVGATNADGARKMIRDTRALTDRPFNINVFCHSPARADAAVERAWLDWLAPVFRKYGATPPASLSEIYTSFVADGAMQAMLAEEKPAVVSFHFGLPSADVIAALKRAGITLFAAATNLDEARQIAAAGIDAIVAQGIEAGGHRGVFDSTAHDDRLGTFALTRLIVRECPLPVIAAGGIMDGEGIAAALALGAQAAQLGTAFVACPETSIDDGYRRAILGDGARRTTLTSAISGRIARGIANRLTALGDDSHAPATPAYPIAYDAGKALHAAAKAQGEFGYGAQWAGQAAPLVRSLPAAELFATLERETRAAIERLQHALD, encoded by the coding sequence ATGAATCAATCGACCGATAACCGGACGCTGTTGCGCACGCTCGGCATTCGCGCGCCGATCGTCCAGGCGCCGATGGCCGGCGTCAGCACGCCGGCGCTCGCTGCCGCCGTGTCGAACGCGGGCGGGCTCGGCTCGCTCGGCGTCGGCGCGACGAACGCCGACGGCGCACGCAAGATGATCCGCGACACGCGCGCGCTCACCGACCGGCCGTTCAACATCAACGTGTTCTGCCACAGTCCGGCCCGTGCCGATGCGGCCGTCGAACGCGCGTGGCTCGACTGGCTCGCACCGGTGTTCCGCAAATACGGCGCGACGCCGCCCGCATCGCTGTCGGAGATCTATACGAGTTTCGTCGCGGACGGCGCAATGCAGGCGATGCTCGCCGAAGAAAAGCCGGCCGTCGTCAGCTTCCATTTCGGGCTGCCGTCCGCGGACGTGATCGCCGCGCTGAAGCGCGCGGGCATCACGCTGTTCGCGGCCGCGACGAATCTCGACGAAGCGCGGCAGATCGCCGCCGCCGGCATCGACGCGATCGTCGCGCAGGGCATCGAAGCCGGCGGGCACCGCGGCGTGTTCGATTCGACCGCCCACGACGATCGCCTCGGCACGTTCGCGCTGACGCGCCTGATCGTGCGCGAATGTCCGCTGCCCGTGATCGCGGCCGGCGGCATCATGGACGGCGAAGGCATCGCCGCCGCGCTGGCGCTCGGCGCGCAGGCCGCGCAGCTCGGCACCGCGTTCGTCGCATGCCCGGAGACGTCGATCGACGACGGTTATCGCCGCGCGATCCTCGGCGATGGGGCACGCCGCACGACGTTGACGTCCGCGATCTCGGGCCGGATCGCACGCGGCATCGCGAACCGGCTGACCGCGCTCGGCGACGATTCGCACGCGCCGGCCACGCCCGCGTATCCGATCGCGTACGACGCGGGCAAGGCGCTGCATGCGGCCGCGAAGGCGCAGGGCGAATTCGGCTACGGCGCGCAGTGGGCCGGGCAGGCGGCGCCGCTCGTCCGCTCGCTGCCGGCCGCCGAACTGTTCGCGACGCTCGAACGCGAAACGCGGGCCGCGATCGAGCGCCTGCAGCACGCGCTGGACTGA
- a CDS encoding GFA family protein, translating into MSATWFKGSCHCGAVKFEVKTAIAPAVRCNCSLCRRRGALMSPMFAADDLKIVEGEGALTCYRFNTRTARHYFCSRCGVYPFHQTRKDPACWRVNLGCLDGVDPYALDATVADGASLSIVEDA; encoded by the coding sequence ATGTCTGCAACCTGGTTCAAAGGGTCCTGCCATTGCGGGGCCGTCAAGTTCGAAGTGAAAACGGCCATTGCGCCGGCGGTCCGCTGCAACTGCAGCCTGTGCCGCCGGCGCGGCGCGCTGATGAGCCCGATGTTCGCCGCTGACGACCTGAAGATCGTCGAAGGCGAGGGCGCACTGACGTGCTACCGCTTCAACACGCGCACGGCCCGTCACTATTTCTGCAGCCGTTGCGGCGTCTATCCGTTCCATCAGACGCGCAAGGACCCCGCATGCTGGCGCGTCAATCTCGGCTGCCTCGACGGCGTCGATCCGTATGCGCTCGACGCGACGGTCGCCGACGGCGCAAGCCTCTCGATCGTGGAGGACGCATGA
- a CDS encoding MarR family winged helix-turn-helix transcriptional regulator → MKPTEAPSPGAPKLSEFLCFAIYSANLAFGKAYKPILDELGLTYTQYITIIALWEQDNQTVGQLGEKLFLESNTLTPILKKLEAMGYLERHRDPSDERQVLVSLTKSGRRLREKGLDMNLVDATGLKPDEFAKVQKAIVTLRGNLIQSTEE, encoded by the coding sequence ATGAAACCGACCGAAGCACCATCGCCCGGCGCGCCGAAGCTGTCCGAGTTCCTGTGTTTTGCGATCTACTCGGCCAACCTTGCGTTCGGCAAGGCGTACAAGCCGATCCTCGACGAACTCGGCCTCACCTATACGCAATACATCACGATCATTGCGCTGTGGGAGCAGGACAACCAGACGGTCGGCCAGCTCGGCGAGAAGCTGTTCCTCGAATCCAATACGCTGACGCCGATCCTGAAGAAGCTCGAGGCGATGGGTTACCTGGAGCGGCACCGCGATCCGTCGGACGAACGCCAGGTGCTCGTCAGCCTGACGAAGAGCGGCCGGCGCTTACGCGAGAAGGGGCTCGACATGAATCTGGTCGACGCCACCGGGTTGAAGCCGGACGAATTCGCGAAGGTGCAGAAGGCGATCGTCACGCTGCGCGGCAACCTGATCCAGTCGACCGAAGAATAA
- a CDS encoding GNAT family N-acetyltransferase, which yields MPEATTGNTTGVAHPLDHVVWNALTGKQRRFALGSDRALRFPAAIAPFAAIADASPASFDALRDLIAAHGPAALVTPDEIRPPAGLSVIRRATLLQMIWQGTPDPAYASEHVTLAETDVPDMLALTTAAQPGPFGPRTIELGDYIGVRSEGRLAAMAGERMQVDGYTEISAVCVDAAFRRQGLAARLIRSLIAAICARSETPFLHVLTSNQVAIERYIALGFAVRREMNLLVLGDAHA from the coding sequence ATGCCGGAAGCCACGACCGGAAACACGACAGGCGTTGCACACCCGCTCGACCACGTCGTCTGGAATGCGCTCACGGGCAAGCAGCGCCGCTTTGCGCTCGGCAGCGACCGCGCGCTGCGGTTTCCGGCGGCCATTGCGCCGTTCGCCGCGATCGCCGACGCGAGCCCGGCATCGTTCGACGCGTTGCGCGATCTGATTGCCGCGCACGGGCCGGCGGCGCTGGTCACGCCGGACGAAATCCGGCCGCCGGCGGGATTGTCGGTGATCCGGCGCGCGACGTTGCTTCAAATGATCTGGCAAGGGACGCCCGACCCGGCGTATGCATCGGAGCATGTCACGCTCGCCGAAACCGATGTGCCGGACATGCTTGCGCTGACCACGGCCGCGCAGCCCGGCCCGTTCGGCCCGCGCACGATCGAGCTTGGCGACTATATCGGCGTACGCAGCGAAGGGCGGCTGGCCGCGATGGCCGGCGAGCGGATGCAGGTCGACGGATATACCGAGATCAGCGCCGTCTGCGTGGATGCCGCGTTTCGGCGGCAAGGGCTTGCGGCGCGTCTGATCCGGTCGTTGATCGCGGCGATCTGCGCACGATCGGAAACGCCTTTCCTGCACGTCCTCACGTCGAACCAGGTCGCGATCGAGCGCTACATCGCGCTTGGTTTTGCCGTCCGTCGCGAGATGAACCTGCTGGTGCTGGGCGACGCGCACGCGTGA
- a CDS encoding DUF4148 domain-containing protein, protein MMKTQLIAALLVAVSAAVVAPANASESTVTRAQVRAELAALQQAGYLPNRPNDPNYPDNLQAALRRIHDNGAGAADSMASGYGNDADGAAQSGSRGAVRTAERSIYFGH, encoded by the coding sequence ATGATGAAGACCCAACTGATTGCCGCCCTCCTCGTTGCCGTGTCGGCCGCCGTTGTCGCACCGGCGAACGCCAGCGAAAGCACCGTGACGCGTGCGCAGGTGCGCGCGGAGCTGGCCGCACTGCAGCAGGCCGGCTACCTGCCGAACCGCCCCAACGATCCGAACTACCCGGACAATCTCCAGGCGGCGCTGCGCCGGATTCACGACAACGGCGCCGGCGCGGCCGATTCGATGGCGTCCGGTTACGGCAACGATGCCGACGGCGCGGCGCAGTCCGGCAGCCGCGGCGCGGTTCGCACGGCCGAGCGCTCGATCTATTTCGGTCATTGA
- a CDS encoding DUF4148 domain-containing protein — protein sequence MKTQLIAAVLVAVSAAVAAPAFADEAVVSRAQVRAELVQLEQAGYRPGRANDPHYPDDLQAALTRVHANDAVTADASASGYGRDAVAATQSGGRPATRIAERSIYFGH from the coding sequence ATGAAAACCCAACTGATCGCTGCCGTTCTCGTGGCCGTTTCTGCCGCCGTTGCCGCCCCGGCGTTTGCCGATGAAGCCGTCGTGTCCCGCGCGCAAGTGCGTGCCGAACTCGTGCAACTCGAACAAGCCGGCTATCGGCCGGGCCGCGCGAACGATCCGCACTATCCGGACGACCTGCAGGCCGCACTGACGCGCGTTCACGCGAACGACGCCGTGACGGCCGATGCGTCGGCATCCGGTTATGGCCGCGACGCCGTCGCCGCCACGCAGTCGGGCGGCCGCCCCGCGACGCGCATCGCCGAGCGCTCGATCTATTTCGGTCATTGA
- a CDS encoding DUF4148 domain-containing protein — MNTRLIAALLVAVSAAVAAPAFASEITVTRAQVRAELAQLQTAGYPLNRATDATYPDNLQAALTQIHVVDAVAANEQASGYGSNGDAATQSGRRHAVSVADRSVYFGH, encoded by the coding sequence ATGAATACCCGACTGATCGCCGCCCTTCTCGTCGCTGTTTCGGCCGCCGTTGCCGCACCGGCGTTTGCCAGCGAAATCACCGTCACGCGTGCGCAGGTGCGTGCCGAACTCGCGCAGCTCCAAACGGCCGGTTATCCGCTGAATCGCGCCACCGACGCGACCTATCCGGACAATCTGCAGGCCGCGCTGACGCAGATTCATGTGGTCGATGCCGTCGCGGCCAACGAGCAGGCATCCGGCTACGGCAGCAACGGCGATGCGGCGACGCAATCGGGCCGCCGGCATGCCGTCAGCGTGGCCGACCGCTCGGTGTATTTCGGTCATTGA
- a CDS encoding organic hydroperoxide resistance protein — translation MSKIEKVLYTGKTHTTSGGRDGTARSADGRLDIQLSSPGSAGAGTNPEQLFAAGWSACFIGAMQLAARAAKVTLPADLAVDAEVDLGTAGNAYFLQARLNVSVPGLDRDVAQRIVDAAHQTCPYSKATRGNIDVEIRIA, via the coding sequence ATGAGCAAGATCGAAAAAGTGCTGTACACGGGCAAGACGCATACGACTTCGGGCGGCCGCGACGGCACGGCGCGCAGTGCCGACGGCCGCCTCGACATCCAGTTGTCGTCGCCGGGCAGCGCCGGCGCCGGCACCAACCCGGAACAACTGTTCGCGGCCGGCTGGTCGGCCTGCTTCATCGGTGCGATGCAGCTTGCGGCGCGTGCCGCGAAGGTGACGCTGCCGGCCGATCTCGCCGTCGACGCCGAAGTGGATCTCGGCACGGCCGGCAACGCGTACTTCCTGCAGGCCCGGCTGAACGTGAGCGTGCCCGGGCTTGATCGCGACGTCGCGCAGCGCATCGTCGATGCCGCGCACCAGACCTGCCCGTATTCGAAGGCGACGCGCGGCAACATCGACGTCGAAATCCGTATCGCCTGA
- a CDS encoding RidA family protein, which yields MTVEQKLAELGLALPEPPNPLGSYTAVSEAGNLLFVSGQLPLVDGRIAFTGRVGEQLSVDEGQHAARLAALNVLAQIRTHLGGFDRLRKIVRVEGHVSSADGFYGQPAVIDGASDLFAAVLGDKAGHARSAFSQRQLPADAAVILVVIAELDPA from the coding sequence ATGACCGTCGAACAGAAACTGGCCGAACTCGGCCTTGCATTACCCGAACCGCCGAATCCGCTGGGCAGCTATACGGCTGTCAGCGAAGCCGGCAACCTGCTGTTCGTGTCGGGACAACTGCCGCTCGTCGATGGCAGGATCGCCTTTACCGGCCGCGTCGGCGAGCAGTTGAGCGTCGACGAAGGCCAGCATGCGGCCCGGCTTGCGGCGCTGAACGTGCTCGCTCAGATCCGCACGCACCTGGGCGGGTTCGACCGCCTGCGCAAGATCGTGCGCGTCGAGGGGCACGTGAGCTCGGCCGACGGTTTTTACGGGCAGCCGGCCGTGATCGACGGCGCGTCGGACCTGTTCGCCGCCGTGCTCGGCGACAAGGCGGGACACGCGCGTTCGGCGTTCTCGCAGCGCCAGTTGCCGGCCGACGCGGCCGTCATCCTCGTCGTGATTGCCGAGCTCGACCCGGCGTGA
- a CDS encoding LysR family transcriptional regulator — MQRQFDDLLLGSIELFCLAAELGSFTLAATAASVTPAAVSRSVARLEERLGVRLFVRTTRQIRLTDSGRRYFEQCRDALSQLVDAEREATGQQATPAGVLRISMPTPYGHYRVLPLLPAFRERYPDVRVETHLSNRNIDFAEEGFDLAIRGRAPADSNLVARKLEDAELVIVATPGYLKRAGMPTAIDDLHAHECIQFELPSSGRPIPWLFDDGADEIEIATTGNYSTSGDVLAGVTLARSGAGLFQTYRFIVEQDLRAGTLVEVLPGLGGRSRPFMLLYPHARFLSSRVRVFVDFLVEHLERAPAKQARGTRTKRAAASR; from the coding sequence ATGCAACGACAATTCGACGACCTGCTGCTGGGCAGCATCGAGCTGTTCTGTCTCGCTGCCGAACTCGGCAGCTTCACGCTGGCGGCAACCGCGGCGAGCGTCACGCCGGCCGCGGTCAGCCGGTCGGTGGCGCGGCTCGAGGAGCGTCTCGGCGTGCGGCTGTTCGTGCGCACGACACGGCAGATCCGCCTGACCGATTCCGGCCGGCGCTACTTCGAGCAATGCCGCGATGCGCTGTCGCAGCTCGTCGACGCGGAACGCGAAGCGACCGGCCAGCAGGCCACGCCCGCCGGCGTGCTCCGGATCAGCATGCCGACGCCGTACGGGCACTATCGCGTGCTGCCGCTGCTGCCCGCATTTCGCGAGCGCTATCCGGACGTGCGTGTCGAAACCCACCTGAGCAACCGCAACATCGACTTCGCCGAGGAAGGCTTCGATCTCGCGATCCGCGGCCGCGCGCCGGCCGATTCGAACCTGGTCGCGCGCAAGCTGGAAGATGCCGAGCTCGTGATCGTCGCGACGCCCGGCTACCTGAAGCGCGCGGGCATGCCGACCGCCATCGACGATCTGCATGCGCACGAATGCATCCAGTTCGAGCTGCCGAGCAGCGGGCGGCCGATTCCCTGGCTGTTCGACGACGGAGCGGACGAGATCGAAATCGCGACGACCGGCAACTACAGTACGTCGGGCGACGTCCTCGCCGGCGTGACGCTCGCGCGCAGCGGTGCGGGCCTGTTCCAGACCTACCGCTTCATCGTCGAACAGGACCTGCGCGCCGGCACGCTCGTGGAGGTGCTGCCCGGCCTTGGCGGCCGGTCGCGGCCGTTCATGCTGCTGTATCCGCATGCGCGTTTTCTGTCGTCGCGCGTGCGCGTGTTCGTCGACTTTCTCGTCGAGCATCTGGAGCGCGCGCCCGCCAAGCAGGCGCGCGGGACACGCACCAAACGAGCCGCCGCATCGCGATAA
- a CDS encoding SDR family NAD(P)-dependent oxidoreductase, with protein sequence MSTSKVIIVTGASQGIGAETVNAFRARGHRVVSTSRSIGPSNDPDLVTVAGDIGDPAVARRVVDTAIERFGRVDTLVNNAGIFIAKPFTQYTADDYAQITNVNLNGFFHVTQHAIAAMQQHGSGHVVSITTSLVDHANSNVPSVLASLTKGGLNAATKSLAIEYAKAGIRVNAVAPGVIKSPMHAPETHATLASLHPVGRMGEMSDIVDAILYLDSAPFVTGEILHVDGGQSAGH encoded by the coding sequence ATGAGCACATCCAAAGTCATCATCGTCACTGGCGCATCGCAAGGCATCGGCGCGGAAACGGTCAACGCGTTCCGCGCACGCGGCCATCGCGTCGTCTCGACTTCCCGTTCGATCGGGCCGTCGAACGATCCCGATCTCGTCACCGTCGCGGGCGACATCGGCGATCCGGCCGTCGCGCGTCGCGTGGTCGACACGGCAATCGAACGCTTCGGCCGCGTCGACACGCTCGTCAACAACGCCGGCATATTCATCGCGAAGCCGTTCACGCAGTACACCGCGGACGACTACGCGCAGATCACGAACGTCAACCTGAACGGTTTCTTCCACGTCACTCAGCACGCGATCGCGGCGATGCAGCAGCACGGCAGCGGGCACGTGGTCAGCATCACGACGAGCCTGGTCGATCACGCGAACAGCAACGTGCCGTCGGTGCTCGCGTCGCTGACGAAAGGCGGATTGAATGCGGCGACGAAGTCGCTCGCGATCGAGTATGCGAAGGCCGGCATCCGCGTCAATGCGGTAGCGCCGGGCGTCATCAAGTCACCGATGCATGCACCCGAAACGCATGCGACGCTCGCGTCGCTGCACCCGGTCGGCCGCATGGGCGAGATGAGCGACATCGTCGACGCGATCCTGTATCTCGACTCGGCGCCGTTCGTCACCGGCGAGATCCTGCACGTCGACGGCGGCCAGAGCGCCGGGCACTGA
- a CDS encoding lipid A biosynthesis lauroyl acyltransferase, translated as MNALGYWLLFGLLRFLSLLPYSLVARTGSSIGAALYRIPSRRKHVVHVNLQLCFPLKTDEERDVLARAHFEHVVRSYLERGFQWFGSARSINRLVELDSHIDLHDPDAPPTIFMGFHFVGIEVGCMLYSSSLPVAALYTRMSNRRMCDLAKRQRGRFGAEMIERSASAKHLVRLLRAGTPVMLAADMDHGTTGSVFAPLFGVQACTLTSVSRLAKLSGARVVPFVTEVLPAFRGYKLTIFEPLGSYPTDSESFDARTMNSFLEAQILRFPEQYYWVHRRFKHRPAGEPGVY; from the coding sequence ATGAACGCTCTCGGGTATTGGCTGCTGTTCGGCCTCCTACGGTTCCTTTCCCTTCTTCCGTACTCGCTGGTCGCGAGAACTGGCAGCAGCATCGGCGCTGCGCTTTACCGCATACCGAGCCGGCGCAAACACGTGGTGCATGTCAACCTGCAACTCTGCTTTCCGCTGAAGACCGACGAGGAGCGCGACGTTCTCGCGCGTGCCCATTTCGAACATGTCGTCCGGAGCTACCTGGAGCGCGGCTTCCAGTGGTTCGGCAGCGCGCGGTCGATCAATCGCCTGGTCGAACTGGACAGCCACATCGACCTGCACGACCCGGATGCGCCGCCGACGATCTTCATGGGTTTTCACTTCGTCGGCATCGAGGTGGGCTGCATGCTCTATTCGTCGTCGCTGCCCGTGGCGGCGCTCTACACGCGCATGTCGAACCGTCGCATGTGCGATCTCGCCAAACGTCAGCGCGGGCGCTTCGGGGCCGAGATGATCGAACGCAGCGCGAGCGCGAAACACCTCGTCAGGCTTCTGCGCGCGGGTACCCCGGTGATGCTTGCCGCGGACATGGATCACGGCACGACGGGGTCGGTGTTTGCGCCGCTGTTCGGCGTGCAGGCCTGCACGTTGACGTCGGTATCGCGGCTGGCGAAGCTGAGCGGAGCGCGGGTCGTACCGTTCGTGACCGAAGTGCTGCCGGCGTTCCGCGGCTACAAGCTGACCATCTTCGAGCCGCTCGGCAGCTATCCGACCGATAGCGAGTCGTTCGACGCGCGCACGATGAATTCCTTTCTCGAAGCGCAGATCCTGCGATTTCCCGAGCAGTACTACTGGGTGCACCGACGCTTCAAGCATCGTCCGGCAGGCGAGCCAGGCGTCTATTGA
- a CDS encoding sensor histidine kinase, translated as MPQGVREGGRVEITCGSPAEGDGARIRLLVADDRQGVPVDERARIFERIYRVPGTARRGSGIGLSLVARIAESHGGAVEVAAGIEEHGLAVILSFPIWLEPECRQRWHGPPQELRRDAASLVPGAREAGTHAPRAVISA; from the coding sequence ATGCCGCAGGGCGTCCGCGAAGGCGGGCGGGTGGAGATCACGTGCGGCAGCCCTGCCGAAGGAGACGGGGCGCGGATCAGGCTGCTTGTCGCGGACGACAGGCAGGGCGTGCCGGTCGACGAGCGCGCGCGGATCTTCGAACGCATTTACCGGGTACCCGGTACGGCGCGGCGGGGAAGCGGCATCGGCCTGTCGCTGGTCGCGCGAATCGCCGAATCTCACGGCGGGGCGGTCGAGGTGGCGGCCGGTATCGAGGAGCACGGACTGGCGGTGATCCTGTCGTTCCCGATATGGCTGGAGCCGGAGTGCCGGCAGCGCTGGCACGGGCCTCCGCAGGAATTGCGAAGAGACGCCGCGTCACTGGTGCCTGGTGCACGGGAAGCCGGTACCCATGCACCGCGAGCCGTCATTTCCGCGTGA
- a CDS encoding DUF4148 domain-containing protein: MLKHFCSNWNVELERRAFIATSFDPNLHSTTETQVASLNLPEVVIMKSLIRILVVASALAAPAITFAQETQPLTRAQVRNELIELEQAGYDPMAYDYAKSLQDAEAKIARQHERDAQSESGSKQVMSEADAHSPLNVTRK; the protein is encoded by the coding sequence TTGCTCAAGCACTTTTGTTCCAACTGGAACGTTGAATTGGAGCGGCGGGCATTTATCGCGACGTCGTTCGATCCTAACCTCCACTCGACGACTGAAACACAGGTCGCTTCGCTCAATCTTCCGGAGGTGGTCATCATGAAATCGCTGATTCGTATACTCGTCGTTGCATCCGCACTGGCCGCGCCGGCAATCACGTTCGCGCAGGAAACCCAGCCGCTGACACGCGCGCAGGTTCGCAACGAGCTCATCGAACTCGAGCAAGCCGGCTACGACCCGATGGCCTACGACTATGCGAAAAGCCTGCAGGATGCCGAAGCGAAAATCGCGCGCCAGCACGAACGTGACGCACAATCAGAATCCGGCAGCAAGCAGGTCATGTCCGAGGCCGACGCACATTCGCCGCTGAACGTCACGCGGAAATGA
- a CDS encoding gamma-glutamylcyclotransferase, which translates to MSDDRRTTDSVYAMTRERLAQGTLLQALRADPPAGMAVRSDAELERTLRATLDRHAPGRDLHVFAYGSLMWNPALDVAGSSVARVDGWHRAFCLRLVIARGTPQQPGAMLALDRGGRCDGVLYRIDAAKVEAELRLLWRREMLADSYEPRWVAAQVDGQSIRALTFVVNRSHDRYLGGYTLDRVAHLIRTGRGPLGTSRDYFDSTVQALTRLGLQDAGIERLLREIRGADEAESAYG; encoded by the coding sequence ATGTCCGACGATCGACGCACCACCGACTCCGTCTACGCAATGACGCGCGAGCGCCTGGCTCAAGGCACGCTGCTGCAGGCGCTGCGCGCAGACCCGCCGGCAGGCATGGCGGTGCGCAGCGATGCGGAACTCGAGCGCACGTTGCGGGCCACGCTCGACCGCCACGCACCCGGTCGCGATCTGCACGTGTTCGCGTACGGTTCGTTGATGTGGAATCCGGCGCTCGATGTCGCCGGTTCGTCGGTTGCGCGCGTCGACGGCTGGCACCGGGCGTTCTGCCTGCGGCTCGTCATCGCGCGCGGCACGCCCCAGCAGCCGGGCGCGATGCTCGCGCTCGACCGCGGCGGCAGGTGCGACGGCGTGCTGTACCGGATCGACGCGGCCAAGGTCGAAGCCGAATTGCGCTTGCTGTGGCGACGCGAAATGCTGGCCGATTCGTACGAACCGCGATGGGTCGCGGCACAGGTCGACGGCCAATCGATCCGCGCGCTGACCTTCGTCGTCAACCGGTCGCACGATCGTTACCTCGGCGGATACACGCTCGACCGCGTCGCGCACCTGATCCGCACCGGCCGCGGCCCGCTCGGCACGTCGCGCGACTACTTCGATTCGACCGTGCAGGCGTTGACGCGCCTCGGTCTCCAGGACGCCGGCATCGAACGGCTTTTGCGCGAAATACGCGGCGCGGACGAAGCCGAATCCGCGTACGGTTGA
- a CDS encoding LysR family transcriptional regulator → MDRIAAMNAFVRVVEAGTFTKAADTLDMPNATVTRLIQKLEEDLQVRLLHRTTRSVTVTPEGAIYYERVVRLLADLAEIESSTTHARAKPSGRIRVDTAAAIGTLVLVPALAEFYDAYPDVEIELDIGNKRTDLIAEGIDCAIRAGEVDEQSLVARQIGSFGFTTCATPAFVDAHGMPASPDALREFPTVGMIPSRGGRSLPFQFSNGGKRSDLALNHRLVVNDTNAYLAAGHANLGIIQAPSYSVRDAIAAGTLVPILEGWTHHANPVYVIYAPNRYLSAKVRVFIDWVIALFERDEHLRRR, encoded by the coding sequence ATGGACCGCATTGCTGCGATGAATGCATTCGTCCGCGTCGTGGAAGCCGGAACCTTCACGAAAGCGGCCGATACGCTCGACATGCCGAATGCGACGGTGACGCGGTTGATCCAGAAACTCGAGGAAGACCTGCAGGTGCGCTTGCTGCATCGCACCACGCGATCGGTGACGGTTACGCCCGAAGGGGCGATCTACTACGAGCGCGTCGTGCGGCTGCTCGCCGATCTCGCGGAAATCGAATCGTCGACGACCCATGCGCGCGCCAAGCCGTCCGGCAGGATTCGCGTGGATACCGCTGCCGCGATCGGCACGCTCGTCCTCGTGCCCGCCCTCGCGGAATTCTATGACGCGTACCCCGACGTCGAGATCGAACTCGATATCGGCAACAAGCGTACCGACCTGATCGCCGAAGGCATCGACTGCGCGATACGCGCGGGCGAAGTCGACGAGCAGTCGCTGGTCGCGCGGCAGATCGGCAGCTTCGGCTTCACGACCTGCGCGACGCCCGCGTTCGTCGACGCGCACGGCATGCCGGCGTCGCCGGACGCGTTGCGCGAGTTTCCGACCGTTGGCATGATTCCGTCGCGCGGCGGCCGCTCGTTGCCGTTCCAGTTTTCGAACGGCGGCAAAAGAAGCGATCTCGCGCTCAATCATCGTCTCGTCGTGAACGATACGAACGCCTACCTCGCCGCGGGTCATGCGAACCTCGGCATCATCCAGGCGCCGTCCTATTCGGTTCGCGACGCCATCGCCGCCGGCACGCTCGTGCCGATCCTCGAGGGCTGGACGCACCACGCCAATCCTGTCTACGTGATCTACGCGCCCAACCGCTACCTGAGCGCGAAAGTGCGCGTGTTCATCGACTGGGTCATTGCACTGTTCGAGCGCGACGAACATCTCAGGCGCCGCTGA
- a CDS encoding MaoC family dehydratase, translated as MEQQLFYFDDFTVGDTFVGATHEVTAADIKRFAAEFDPQPFHLDDEAARGTIFGGLAASGWHTAAITMRLLVASGPKLANGILGAGADIEWKQPTRAGDVLRVESEVIELTPSRSRPQYGMLTLRTRTVNQRGEVVQILTARLMVARRPA; from the coding sequence ATGGAACAGCAGCTTTTCTACTTCGACGATTTCACGGTCGGCGACACGTTCGTCGGCGCTACCCACGAGGTCACCGCCGCCGACATCAAGCGATTCGCCGCGGAATTCGATCCGCAGCCGTTCCATCTCGACGACGAAGCCGCGCGCGGCACGATATTCGGCGGCCTGGCTGCGAGCGGCTGGCATACCGCGGCGATCACGATGCGGCTGCTCGTTGCGAGCGGGCCGAAGCTGGCGAACGGAATACTCGGCGCCGGCGCCGACATCGAATGGAAGCAGCCGACGCGCGCGGGCGACGTGCTGCGCGTCGAGAGCGAAGTCATCGAACTGACGCCGTCCCGGTCGCGCCCGCAGTACGGGATGCTCACGCTGCGAACCAGGACGGTCAATCAACGCGGCGAAGTCGTGCAGATCCTGACCGCCAGGCTGATGGTCGCGCGTCGTCCCGCGTGA
- a CDS encoding GNAT family N-acetyltransferase, translated as MRYALNDGETDVVECAIVIDDAWHRQGLGRALLSSLIDLAGRSGMKRMVGTTWIAIADDRQCSKAETGSRL; from the coding sequence ATGCGTTATGCGTTGAACGACGGCGAAACCGATGTCGTCGAATGCGCGATCGTGATCGACGATGCCTGGCATCGGCAAGGGCTCGGCCGTGCGCTGTTGTCGAGCCTGATCGATCTTGCGGGACGGTCGGGCATGAAACGGATGGTCGGCACGACGTGGATAGCGATCGCGGATGATCGCCAGTGCTCGAAGGCGGAAACGGGTTCACGATTGTGA